The Longimicrobium sp. genome segment CGTACGGCGGCGCACCCGCCGCGGTGGGACGGCTTCCGCTGATCGCGATCGGCTCGCTGTACGGCGCGTCGGACGAGGTGCACCAGAGCTTCGTGCCGGGCCGCACGCCGGACCCGGCGGACTGGGTGGCGGACACGCTGGGCGCGATCGCCGGGGTGCTCGCCGCTCACACATACTTCTCACGACGACGCGCCCGGGCAGCCGTGCCGGGCGCCGATCCTTTGCGCCGATGACGGACCACTTCGCCACAGCATTCCGCACCACCGCCGCGGGCACGCTCCGCGCGGCCGACGCGGGCTCCGCCGCAACCCTCGCCGGCTGGGTCCACCGCCGCCGCGACCTGGGCGGGCTCGTCTTCCTGGACCTGCGTGACCGAGAGGGAATCGTGCAGGTCTCCTTCGACCCCGCGTGGACTCCGGAGGAGGTGCTCGCCGAGGCGCGTGCCCTGGGTCCCGAGGACGTGGTGCAGGTGGAGGGGACGATCTTCCCGCGCATCGCCGGGCAGCACAACGCGGACATGGCCACCGGCGACGTGGAGATGCGCTGCACGGGGCTGCGCATTTTGACGCGCGCGGAGCCGCTCCCCATCCAGGTGTACCGCGCGCCGTCCGACGAGCTGGCCTCCGAGGACCTGCGCCTCCGCTACCGCTACCTGGACCTGCGCCGGCCGGAGCTGCAAAAGAACTTCATG includes the following:
- a CDS encoding VanZ family protein, whose product is MRRGLRWAPALVYMAAIFVASAQHTVRLPDVDNSDKMLHFAAYAGLGVLLAYGGAPAAVGRLPLIAIGSLYGASDEVHQSFVPGRTPDPADWVADTLGAIAGVLAAHTYFSRRRARAAVPGADPLRR